A genomic segment from Ruficoccus amylovorans encodes:
- a CDS encoding TetR/AcrR family transcriptional regulator, translated as MGRPQHIDRNQVLDAAERIVLERGAAELTIDAVARAVGITKGGVQYCFGTKKGLIDAMVERWCHDFQAEIDERTRQTDDPVAAIVGYVEATAQTNKHSYARAAGLMAMLLQSPDHMEFVRAWYHEHLSHLDLATPEGRQARLAFMAMEGAFVLRTFGFMKMKDPEWEALYSDIRDSLPTRPPEPLTADAQAR; from the coding sequence ATGGGCCGCCCGCAACACATTGACCGCAATCAGGTACTCGACGCCGCCGAACGCATCGTGCTGGAGCGCGGGGCCGCCGAGTTGACCATCGACGCGGTGGCACGGGCCGTCGGCATCACCAAGGGCGGCGTGCAGTACTGCTTCGGGACGAAAAAGGGTCTGATAGACGCCATGGTCGAGCGCTGGTGCCACGATTTCCAGGCGGAGATCGACGAGCGCACCCGCCAGACCGACGACCCGGTCGCCGCCATCGTCGGCTACGTCGAGGCTACCGCCCAGACCAACAAGCACTCCTACGCCCGCGCCGCCGGACTCATGGCCATGCTCCTGCAAAGCCCCGACCACATGGAGTTTGTCCGCGCCTGGTACCACGAGCACCTTTCGCACCTCGACCTTGCAACGCCGGAGGGGCGTCAGGCCCGCCTGGCCTTTATGGCGATGGAGGGAGCCTTTGTGTTGCGCACCTTCGGCTTTATGAAGATGAAAGACCCCGAATGGGAGGCCCTTTACTCCGACATCCGGGACAGTCTCCCCACCCGTCCGCCGGAACCGCTCACCGCAGACGCCCAGGCCCGCTAG